CGAAGGCGTACGCCGACACCCCGCGCCCCCGCGCCGCCTGCCCGGACAGGGCCTCTTCGGGGGTGGTGTCCAGCAGCAGCAGGTGCAGCCCCCGGCCCCGCCGCCGCGCGGCCGCGGCCAGCAGGCTCCGCACCCAGCTCTGCGTCCCGCAGTCGTGGACCACCGCCGAGGCCCCGGAGCGCAGCGTCCGCCACAGCCCCCAGTAGTGTGCGCAGCGGACGAGCGGCCGGTACACCGCGTACGGCAGCGCCCGCGGCATCCGCCGCTCCCAGCGCTCGCGCACGTCCTGGGAGTCGATGCCGCCGCCCTCCGCGGCCCGCTTGATCAGCGTGCTCTTGCCGCCGCCCGGCAGGCCGGACACCACGACGATGTCCCCTTCGGCGAAGCCGAGCCACTGCGGTCCGTGCGGCCCCCGGCCGCGCAGGTCGCGCACGGGACCGCCGAGGGAGCGCGCCCGCCGCGCCGCCGGCACTCCGTCCACGGCTCCCGTCCCGCTCGCCGCCAGCACTCCGAATCTCCGCACAGTGATCGCCTTCCCCCTCGGACCCGCAGGGCCCCTCATGCCCACTGAGTGTAAAGAGACGGTAATCCGGCCGTGCCCGGTTCCGGCCTCCGCTTCCCGGCCGCCTCACCGGTCCGTACGTTCTTTCGGGCCCGACCGCCCGATCACCCGGACGGCGTGCAATGATGTGCGCCATCTGGACCAACTGCATACCGGCCGCTTGAATCCGCGCGGGAGAGTCCCGGCCGGCCGCGAGGCCGAGCCCGGGCGCCGAAGGAGCAAGTTCCTCCCTTGAATCTCTCAGGCCCCGTACCGCGTGGATGAGGCAGATCTGAAAAGCGAGCCGCGCCGCCGTCCCTCACGACGGCATCCGCGTGCGCTCCACCCAAGGTGCAAGTCGACGTTCCCCGGGTCCGACCGGGAACTCTCGGCGAACCTCTCAGGTTCCGATGACAGATGGGGAGGATCGTCCTCGTCATGTCATGCCCTGGGACCCGGGAGCCACACCCATGAGCACTGCCCCCCGCCTGACCGCCCTCGATGCGCTGCACCGATCGCTCGGTGCGACCATGACCGATTTCGCGGGCTGGGACATGCCCCTGCGGTACGCCAGTGAGCGCGACGAGCACAACGCCGTCCGCACCAAGGCCGGTCTCTTCGACCTGTCCCACATGGGCGAGATCACGCTGACCGGCCCCGAGGCCGTCAAGGCCCTGGACTACGCGCTGGTCGGCAACATCTCCACCGTCGGCGTCGGCCGCGCCCGCTACACGCACATCTGCCAGGAGGACGGCGGGATCGTCGACGACCTGATCGTCTACCGCCTGGGCGAGACCGAGTACATGGTCGTCGCGAACGCCTCCAACGCCCAGGTCGTCCTCGACGCCCTGACCGAGCGCGCCGCCGGCTTCGACACCGAGGTCCGCGACGACCGCGACGCGTACGCGCTGATCGCCGTGCAGGGCCCGGAGTCCCCCGGCATCCTCGCCTCCCTCACCGACGCCGACCTGGACGGCCTGAAGTACTACGCCGGCCTGCTGGGCACGGTCGCGGGCGTGCCCGCGCTGATCGCGCGTACGGGCTACACGGGCGAGGACGGCTTCGAGCTGTTCGTCGCTCCCGAGCACGCCGTCGAGCTGTGGCAGGCGCTGACCAAGGCCGGCGAGGGCGTCGGCCTGGTCCCGGCGGGCCTGTCCTGCCGCGACACCCTGCGCCTGGAGGCGGGGATGCCGCTGTACGGGCACGAGCTGACCACTTCCCTGACCCCGTTCGACGCGGGGCTGGGCCGGGTCGTGAAGTTCGAGAAGGAGGGCGAGTTCGTGGGCCGCGCCGCCCTGGAGGCCGCCGCCGAGCGCGCCGCCTCGAACCCGCCGCGCAAGCTGGTCGGCCTGATCGCCGAGGGCCGCCGCGTCCCGCGCGCCGGCTTCCCCGTGGTCGCCGACGGGCAGGTCATCGGCGAGGTCACCTCGGGCGCCCCCTCCCCGACGCTGGGCAAGCCGATCGCGATGGCGTACGTGGACGCGGCGCACGCCGCGCCCGGCACCTCCGGCGTCGGCATCGACATTCGCGGTACCCATGAGCCGTACGAGGTCGTGGCGCTGCCGTTCTACAAGCGGCAGAAGTAACGCCGATACGCCGTACCCCGCCACACCGGCGCCGTACCGGCCGTCTCAGCCGTCTCAGTACGCAAGACCACTGTTCGTATCCACTCCCCCGCATCCAGGAGAATCAGGTCATGAGCAACCCCCAGCAGCTGCGTTACACCAAGGAGCACGAGTGGCTGTCGGACGCCGTGGACGGCGTCGCGACGGTCGGCATCACGGAGTTCGCGGCCAACGCGCTCGGTGACGTCGTCTACGCCCAGCTCCCCGCGGTCGGCGAGACCGTCACCGAGGGCGAGACCTGTGGCGAGCTGGAGTCGACCAAGTCGGTCAGCGACCTGTACTCCCCCGTCTCCGGTGAGGTCGTCGAGGCCAACCAGGACGTCGTGGACGACCCGGCGCTCGTCAACACGGCCCCGTTCGCGGGTGGCTGGCTGTTCAAGGTGCGTCTCTCGGAGGAGCCGAAGGACGTGCTCTCGGCCGACGAGTACGCCGCGCTCACCCACTCCGACAACTGAGACCCCAGGGGATCCTGATGTCCGTACTGAACACCCCCCTCCACGAGCTCGACCCGGACGTCGCCGCCGCCGTCGACGCCGAGCTCGCACGCCAGCAGTCCACCCTGGAAATGATCGCGTCGGAGAACTTCGCTCCGGTCGCCGTCATGGAGGCCCAGGGCTCGGTCCTGACCAACAAGTACGCCGAGGGCTACCCCGGCCGCCGCTACTACGGCGGCTGCGAGCACGTCGACGTGGTCGAGCAGATCGCGATCGACCGCATCAAGGCGCTGTTCGGCGCCGAGGCCGCGAACGTCCAGCCGCACTCCGGTGCGCAGGCGAACGCCGCCGCGATGTTCGCGCTGCTGAAGCCGGGCGACACGATCATGGGCCTGAGCCTGGCCCACGGCGGTCACCTGACCCACGGCATGAAGATCAACTTCTCCGGCAAGCTCTACAACGTGGTCCCGTACCACGTCGACGAGACCGGCGAGGTCGACATGGCCGAGGTCGAGCGCCTCGCCAAGGAGTCCAAGCCGCAGCTGATCGTCGCCGGCTGGTCCGCCTACCCGCGCCAGCTGGACTTCGCCGCCTTCCGCCGCATCGCGGACGAGGTCGGCGCGTACCTGATGGTCGACATGGCGCACTTCGCCGGCCTGGTGGCCGCGGGCCTGCACCCGAACCCGGTGCCGCACGCCCACGTCGTCACCACCACCACGCACAAGACCCTCGGCGGTCCGCGCGGCGGTGTCATCCTGTCGACGCAGGAGCTGGCCAAGAAGATCAACTCCGCGGTCTTCCCGGGTCAGCAGGGCGGCCCGCTGGAGCACGTGATCGCGGCCAAGGCGGTCTCCTTCAAGGTCGCGGCCTCGCCCGAGTTCAAGGAGCGCCAGGAGCGCACCCTCGAGGGCGCGAAGATCCTCGCCGCCCGCCTGGTCCAGGACGACGTCAAGGCCGTGGGCGTGGACGTCCTCACCGGCGGCACCGACGTGCACCTGGTCCTGGTCGACCTGCGCAACTCCGAGCTGGACGGGCAGCAGGCCGAGGACCGCCTCCACGAGGTCGGCATCACGGTCAACCGCAACGCCATCCCGAACGACCCGCGGCCGCCGATGGTCACCTCGGGTCTGCGGATCGGTACGCCGGCCCTCGCCACCCGCGGCTTCGACGCCGAGGCCTTCACCGAGGTCGCCGAGATCATCGCGCAGGCGCTGAAGCCGGCCTACGACAGCGAGGCCCTCAAGGCGCGCGTCTCCGCGCTCGCGGCGAAGTTCCCGCTGTACCCGACGCTCTAGGCATCGGCTCGGGGGGCCCGGCCTTGTGTCACACAGGGCCGGGCCCTTCCTGTGTGACACGAGCCATACCCGAGCGCCGTCCAGCCACCATCTCGGGCAGACGAAACGTTCACCTCGCCACGTTAAGCTCGACTGTCGGACAAAATCCGAACAATCCCCCCTCGTACGATCCACCCCGCCTGCCCCTCCACCCACGAGCAGACAAGGGAGTCCGCCACCGTGGCCATCTCCGTCTTCGATCTCTTCTCCATCGGCATCGGCCCCTCCTCCTCCCACACGGTCGGTCCGATGCGGGCCGCCCGCATGTTCGTGACCCGGCTGAAGAAGGACGGTGTGCTCGCCCAGACCGCAGCGGTCCGGGCCGAGCTGTACGGCTCCCTCGGCGCGACCGGCCACGGCCACGGCACGCCCAAGGCCGTGCTGCTGGGCCTGGAGGGCCACTCCCCCCGCTCGGTGAACGTGGAGAGCGCCGACGACGAGGTGGAGCGCATCCGCCGGAGCGGCCGCCTGCGCCTGCTCGGCACCGAGATAGGGAGCGCGCACGAGATCGCCTTCGACGAGCCGAGCCAGCTGATCCTGCAC
The Streptomyces sp. NBC_01296 DNA segment above includes these coding regions:
- the gcvT gene encoding glycine cleavage system aminomethyltransferase GcvT; protein product: MSTAPRLTALDALHRSLGATMTDFAGWDMPLRYASERDEHNAVRTKAGLFDLSHMGEITLTGPEAVKALDYALVGNISTVGVGRARYTHICQEDGGIVDDLIVYRLGETEYMVVANASNAQVVLDALTERAAGFDTEVRDDRDAYALIAVQGPESPGILASLTDADLDGLKYYAGLLGTVAGVPALIARTGYTGEDGFELFVAPEHAVELWQALTKAGEGVGLVPAGLSCRDTLRLEAGMPLYGHELTTSLTPFDAGLGRVVKFEKEGEFVGRAALEAAAERAASNPPRKLVGLIAEGRRVPRAGFPVVADGQVIGEVTSGAPSPTLGKPIAMAYVDAAHAAPGTSGVGIDIRGTHEPYEVVALPFYKRQK
- the glyA gene encoding serine hydroxymethyltransferase; its protein translation is MSVLNTPLHELDPDVAAAVDAELARQQSTLEMIASENFAPVAVMEAQGSVLTNKYAEGYPGRRYYGGCEHVDVVEQIAIDRIKALFGAEAANVQPHSGAQANAAAMFALLKPGDTIMGLSLAHGGHLTHGMKINFSGKLYNVVPYHVDETGEVDMAEVERLAKESKPQLIVAGWSAYPRQLDFAAFRRIADEVGAYLMVDMAHFAGLVAAGLHPNPVPHAHVVTTTTHKTLGGPRGGVILSTQELAKKINSAVFPGQQGGPLEHVIAAKAVSFKVAASPEFKERQERTLEGAKILAARLVQDDVKAVGVDVLTGGTDVHLVLVDLRNSELDGQQAEDRLHEVGITVNRNAIPNDPRPPMVTSGLRIGTPALATRGFDAEAFTEVAEIIAQALKPAYDSEALKARVSALAAKFPLYPTL
- the gcvH gene encoding glycine cleavage system protein GcvH; its protein translation is MSNPQQLRYTKEHEWLSDAVDGVATVGITEFAANALGDVVYAQLPAVGETVTEGETCGELESTKSVSDLYSPVSGEVVEANQDVVDDPALVNTAPFAGGWLFKVRLSEEPKDVLSADEYAALTHSDN
- a CDS encoding AAA family ATPase, translating into MTVRRFGVLAASGTGAVDGVPAARRARSLGGPVRDLRGRGPHGPQWLGFAEGDIVVVSGLPGGGKSTLIKRAAEGGGIDSQDVRERWERRMPRALPYAVYRPLVRCAHYWGLWRTLRSGASAVVHDCGTQSWVRSLLAAAARRRGRGLHLLLLDTTPEEALSGQAARGRGVSAYAFARHRGAVTRLLREAESGRLPAGCTSAVLLDRSSAARVTRIAFRRDSA